In a genomic window of Gloeocapsopsis dulcis:
- the ppk1 gene encoding polyphosphate kinase 1 encodes MPRTKKTETEINLKDPQYYFNRELSWLEFNHRVLHEACDPRTPLLERLKFLAIFSSNLDEFFMVRIAALKEQVVAKVSQLTPDGRTPQEQLEAISQRLRPLVTQQHQHFEQVIRPTLAKEGIHILDYIDLNQEQRTYLQHYFEEQIFPVLTPLAIDPSHPFPFISNLSLNLAVVVKNPETEAEFFARVKVPKALPRFLALPEALGVQIKGKPVRWTGVLLEQVLAHNLESLFPGMNIQEYYLFRITRDSDLELEEDEADDLLQAIEQELRKRRVGGSTVRLEIEAQTPEPVKAKLLQELDLAESDVYPIQGLLGLSDLMSFMALPLPELKDPPWKSVVPPRVQGISVSQLNPEIQESEERKDFFSVIKEGDLLVHHPYESFSSTVLRFITQAAYDPDVLAIKMTLYRTSGDSPIVNALIAAAENGKQIAVLVELKARFDEENNIYWARRLERVGVHVVYGVTGLKTHSKIVMVVRREGDRIHRYVHIGTGNYNPKTARLYTDLGLFSCREDLGADLTDLFNYLTGYSRQRSYRQLLVAPVNMRDRVLALIRREVEHCHNGLTGRIVAKMNSLVDPQIIATLYEASQAGVQIDLIIRGICCLCPGLKDISENIRVISIVGRFLEHSRIFYFHNNGQEEIFIGSADWMPRNLDRRVEAITPIHDPKIAKDLQEILGVMLADNRQAWDLQPDGTYIQRQPTEDSPEASSQNILMQMALDAVAN; translated from the coding sequence ATGCCTAGAACAAAAAAAACTGAAACTGAAATTAATCTTAAAGATCCACAATACTACTTCAATCGCGAACTGAGCTGGTTAGAGTTTAATCATCGAGTACTACATGAAGCTTGCGATCCGCGTACTCCATTGCTAGAAAGACTCAAGTTTTTGGCAATTTTTAGTTCTAATTTAGATGAATTTTTTATGGTACGTATAGCTGCGTTAAAAGAACAAGTTGTAGCTAAGGTATCTCAGTTAACTCCAGATGGTCGGACACCACAAGAACAGTTAGAAGCAATTAGTCAACGACTACGCCCTTTAGTTACTCAACAACACCAACACTTTGAGCAAGTCATTCGCCCTACTTTGGCAAAAGAGGGTATTCATATTCTTGACTATATTGATTTAAACCAAGAACAACGAACTTATTTACAACATTACTTTGAGGAACAAATTTTTCCAGTTCTTACCCCACTAGCAATTGATCCTAGTCATCCATTTCCTTTTATCTCCAATCTCAGTCTGAATTTGGCAGTTGTCGTCAAAAATCCAGAAACTGAAGCAGAGTTTTTTGCACGGGTTAAAGTTCCTAAAGCATTACCTCGCTTTTTAGCACTACCAGAGGCTTTAGGAGTACAAATTAAAGGAAAACCTGTGCGTTGGACTGGAGTGCTTTTGGAACAAGTGCTAGCACACAATCTAGAGTCGCTGTTTCCTGGAATGAATATTCAGGAGTATTATCTGTTTCGTATTACCCGCGATTCTGATTTGGAACTTGAAGAAGATGAAGCAGACGATTTGCTACAAGCAATTGAGCAAGAACTGCGCAAGCGGCGCGTTGGCGGCTCTACTGTTAGGCTAGAAATAGAAGCTCAGACTCCAGAACCAGTTAAAGCAAAACTATTACAAGAATTAGATTTAGCAGAAAGCGATGTTTATCCAATTCAAGGGTTGCTTGGGTTAAGCGATCTGATGTCGTTTATGGCATTGCCTTTACCTGAACTTAAAGATCCGCCTTGGAAGTCGGTAGTTCCACCCCGCGTACAAGGGATCAGTGTTTCTCAACTCAATCCAGAAATTCAGGAATCTGAGGAGAGAAAAGATTTTTTTTCGGTAATTAAAGAAGGAGATTTATTAGTACACCATCCTTATGAATCTTTTTCCTCTACAGTACTGCGGTTTATTACCCAAGCTGCCTATGACCCAGATGTGTTAGCAATTAAAATGACTCTTTATCGCACCTCTGGTGACTCTCCTATTGTTAATGCACTGATTGCAGCAGCAGAAAATGGTAAGCAAATTGCTGTTTTAGTCGAACTCAAAGCCCGATTTGATGAGGAAAATAATATTTATTGGGCACGACGCTTGGAACGTGTGGGAGTTCATGTTGTCTATGGTGTGACTGGGTTGAAAACTCACTCCAAGATTGTTATGGTAGTGCGCCGCGAGGGCGATCGCATTCATCGTTATGTTCATATTGGCACAGGTAACTATAATCCTAAAACAGCGCGACTGTATACAGATTTGGGATTGTTTAGTTGTCGGGAAGATCTAGGCGCAGACTTGACAGATTTATTTAATTACTTAACAGGTTACTCGCGCCAAAGGTCTTATCGTCAGTTATTGGTTGCGCCAGTGAATATGCGCGATCGCGTTTTAGCTTTAATTCGTCGTGAAGTTGAACATTGCCACAATGGCTTAACAGGTCGCATTGTTGCCAAAATGAATTCTCTGGTAGATCCGCAAATTATTGCAACACTGTATGAAGCTTCTCAGGCAGGTGTCCAAATCGATCTGATTATCCGTGGTATATGTTGCTTATGTCCTGGGCTGAAAGATATTAGTGAAAATATCCGCGTGATTAGTATTGTGGGGCGCTTTTTAGAACACTCCCGCATCTTTTACTTTCATAACAACGGTCAGGAAGAGATTTTTATTGGTAGTGCTGATTGGATGCCACGTAACCTAGATCGCCGCGTTGAAGCCATCACTCCAATTCATGACCCAAAAATTGCTAAAGATCTCCAAGAAATTTTGGGAGTTATGCTAGCAGATAACCGTCAAGCTTGGGACTTACAACCAGATGGCACTTATATTCAACGGCAGCCCACTGAAGATAGTCCAGAAGCTAGTTCGCAAAATATTTTGATGCAAATGGCACTTGATGCAGTTGCTAATTAA
- a CDS encoding TetR/AcrR family transcriptional regulator: protein MGKDTTKIALLKTGARFLKEKGYNNTGIQEVLQATGVPKGSFYYYFKSKEDFGLEIIENDACEHNRVLNKYLKDETLSPLTRLRRYFEVKYEEFASLQCREGCLLGNLGQELADQNERFRLRLEEIFAAWRNCYIDCLQQAQAVGEISSYLDVPVLADFCLNSWEGALQQMKVTKSPVPLQTFMTVMFDVVLQP from the coding sequence ATGGGCAAGGACACAACAAAAATTGCACTCTTAAAGACTGGTGCGCGTTTTCTCAAAGAAAAGGGATACAACAACACCGGAATACAGGAGGTTTTGCAAGCAACAGGAGTACCTAAAGGGTCGTTTTACTATTACTTCAAAAGTAAAGAGGACTTTGGGCTAGAGATTATTGAAAATGATGCCTGCGAACACAATCGAGTCTTAAATAAGTATCTCAAGGATGAAACATTATCGCCTTTAACTCGCTTGCGACGATATTTTGAGGTCAAGTATGAAGAATTTGCATCTTTACAGTGTCGCGAAGGTTGTTTATTAGGCAATCTTGGTCAAGAGTTAGCTGATCAAAATGAAAGATTTCGTTTGCGGTTAGAAGAGATATTTGCTGCATGGCGCAATTGCTACATCGATTGCTTACAACAAGCCCAAGCTGTAGGAGAAATTTCATCATATTTAGACGTGCCTGTTCTTGCTGATTTCTGCCTGAACAGTTGGGAAGGGGCATTACAACAAATGAAAGTAACAAAAAGTCCTGTTCCTTTACAGACTTTTATGACTGTGATGTTTGATGTTGTTCTTCAGCCCTAA
- a CDS encoding type 1 glutamine amidotransferase domain-containing protein: MHRRILIVVTSHEELGNTGKKTGFYLSEATHPYDVFSRAGYEVDFVSPKGGKAPMDGVKLEDPLNKAFLDDPEKVKQVENTLQPSQIEANQYDAIFYAGGHGTMWDFPNNEELAQIAANIYEQGGVVGAVCHGPAGLVNIKLANGEYLIKGKTVSGFTNEEEAAVELTEAVPFLLESKLKEQGAEFTKAANFEPHVVKSDRLVTGQNPASAASVAEQMLELIENRNFATAAPATV; the protein is encoded by the coding sequence ATGCACAGAAGGATTTTGATTGTCGTTACGAGTCATGAAGAACTGGGCAACACAGGGAAAAAGACAGGTTTCTATCTTTCGGAAGCAACGCATCCCTACGATGTATTTTCTCGTGCGGGCTACGAGGTTGATTTTGTGAGTCCCAAAGGTGGCAAAGCACCAATGGATGGAGTGAAACTTGAAGATCCCCTCAACAAAGCATTTTTAGATGACCCTGAGAAGGTCAAGCAAGTTGAAAACACACTGCAACCATCGCAGATAGAAGCTAATCAGTACGATGCAATTTTCTATGCTGGTGGTCACGGAACAATGTGGGATTTTCCCAACAATGAAGAACTTGCCCAAATTGCTGCCAATATCTACGAACAAGGTGGTGTCGTTGGAGCAGTTTGTCACGGACCTGCCGGATTGGTCAATATCAAACTTGCCAACGGCGAGTATCTAATTAAAGGTAAAACTGTTTCTGGCTTCACAAACGAAGAAGAAGCGGCAGTAGAACTTACTGAAGCCGTGCCGTTTTTACTCGAATCAAAACTAAAAGAACAAGGCGCAGAATTTACCAAAGCAGCAAATTTTGAACCTCATGTTGTCAAAAGCGATCGCCTTGTTACCGGACAAAACCCCGCCTCAGCTGCAAGTGTTGCTGAACAAATGCTGGAATTAATCGAAAACCGGAACTTTGCTACAGCTGCACCTGCTACAGTCTAA
- the psbA gene encoding photosystem II q(b) protein, whose amino-acid sequence MTTTLQRRESANLWERFCDWVTSTENRLYVGWFGVLMIPCLLTATVCFIIAFIAAPPVDIDGIREPVSGSLLYGNNIITGAVVPSSNAIGLHFYPIWEAASLDEWLYNGGPYELIVFHFLIGIFCWLGRQWELSYRLGMRPWICVAYSAPVAAATSVFLIYPIGQGSFSDGMPLGISGTFNFMLVFQAEHNILMHPFHQLGVAAVFGGSLFCAMHGSLVTSSLIRETTEIESQNLGYKFGQEAETYSIVAAHGYFGRLIWQYASFNNSRSLHFFLGAWPVVGIWFTALGISTMAFNLNGFNFNQSVLDSQGRVVATWADVLNRANLGIEVMHERNAHNFPLDLASGTPVPVAFTAPTISG is encoded by the coding sequence ATGACTACAACACTACAGCGACGCGAAAGCGCTAACCTGTGGGAGCGGTTCTGTGATTGGGTCACAAGTACGGAAAATCGATTGTACGTTGGTTGGTTCGGCGTACTGATGATTCCGTGTTTGCTAACCGCTACCGTTTGTTTCATTATTGCCTTTATTGCCGCTCCACCTGTTGATATTGATGGCATTCGCGAACCCGTTTCAGGTTCTTTACTTTACGGAAACAACATTATTACTGGTGCTGTTGTTCCTTCTTCTAATGCGATCGGCTTGCACTTCTACCCAATTTGGGAAGCAGCCTCGTTGGATGAATGGCTCTACAACGGCGGACCCTATGAACTGATCGTTTTTCATTTTCTCATTGGCATCTTTTGCTGGCTAGGTCGGCAATGGGAACTCAGCTACCGCTTAGGAATGCGTCCTTGGATTTGTGTAGCTTACTCTGCGCCTGTAGCTGCTGCAACGTCTGTATTCTTAATTTACCCAATTGGGCAAGGTAGTTTTTCTGACGGTATGCCTTTGGGTATTTCTGGTACGTTCAACTTCATGCTTGTGTTTCAGGCAGAGCATAACATTCTGATGCATCCCTTCCATCAGTTGGGTGTAGCAGCAGTGTTTGGTGGTTCGTTGTTCTGTGCCATGCATGGATCTTTGGTAACATCCTCATTGATCCGAGAGACGACAGAAATAGAATCACAGAATTTGGGATATAAGTTTGGGCAAGAAGCAGAAACTTATAGCATTGTCGCTGCTCACGGCTACTTTGGACGGTTGATTTGGCAGTACGCTAGTTTTAACAACTCGCGATCGCTACACTTTTTCTTGGGTGCTTGGCCTGTCGTCGGTATCTGGTTTACTGCCCTAGGTATCAGCACAATGGCATTTAACTTGAATGGTTTTAACTTTAATCAATCAGTACTCGACTCGCAAGGTCGTGTCGTAGCAACCTGGGCAGATGTCCTCAACCGTGCCAACTTGGGAATTGAAGTGATGCACGAACGCAATGCTCATAACTTCCCACTCGATTTGGCTTCAGGTACTCCTGTTCCAGTTGCTTTTACTGCACCTACAATCAGTGGTTAA
- the psbA gene encoding photosystem II q(b) protein produces MTTTLQRRESASLWERFCNWVTSTDNRLYVGWFGVLMIPTLLAATTCFIIAFIAAPPVDIDGIREPVAGSLIYGNNIISGAVVPSSNAIGLHFYPIWEAASLDEWLYNGGPYQLVIFHFLIGVFCYMGREWELSYRLGMRPWIAVAYSAPVAAATAVFLIYPIGQGSFSDGMPLGISGTFNFMLVFQAEHNILMHPFHQLGVAGVFGGALFSAMHGSLVTSSLVRETSESESQNYGYKFGQEEETYNIVAAHGYFGRLIFQYASFNNSRALHFFLAAWPVVGIWFTSLGISTMAFNLNGFNFNQSVIDSQGRVIGTWADVLNRANLGMEVMHERNAHNFPLDLAAGDAIPVALTAPSING; encoded by the coding sequence ATGACAACAACTCTACAAAGACGCGAAAGCGCATCATTGTGGGAGCGGTTTTGCAACTGGGTAACATCAACAGATAACCGGCTATACGTAGGCTGGTTTGGCGTGTTAATGATCCCAACGCTACTAGCAGCAACAACCTGCTTCATCATCGCCTTCATAGCAGCACCCCCCGTAGACATCGACGGCATCCGCGAACCAGTAGCAGGTTCATTAATCTACGGCAACAACATCATCAGTGGAGCAGTAGTACCATCATCAAACGCGATCGGACTACACTTCTACCCAATTTGGGAAGCAGCATCATTAGATGAGTGGCTCTACAACGGTGGGCCATATCAATTAGTGATCTTCCACTTCTTGATTGGAGTATTCTGCTACATGGGAAGAGAGTGGGAATTATCCTACCGCCTAGGTATGCGGCCGTGGATTGCCGTAGCCTACTCAGCACCCGTTGCAGCAGCAACAGCAGTATTCTTGATCTACCCAATTGGACAAGGTTCATTCAGCGATGGCATGCCATTGGGCATCAGCGGGACATTCAACTTCATGTTAGTGTTCCAAGCAGAGCACAACATCCTGATGCACCCATTCCACCAGTTAGGAGTAGCAGGGGTATTCGGTGGGGCACTGTTCAGTGCGATGCACGGTTCATTGGTAACAAGCTCGTTAGTGCGTGAAACAAGCGAAAGCGAAAGCCAAAACTACGGTTACAAATTTGGACAAGAAGAAGAAACATACAACATCGTAGCGGCACACGGTTACTTTGGAAGATTAATCTTCCAATATGCCAGCTTCAACAACAGCCGTGCGTTACACTTCTTCTTAGCAGCATGGCCAGTAGTGGGCATTTGGTTCACATCGTTGGGCATCAGTACGATGGCGTTCAACCTCAACGGGTTCAACTTCAACCAGTCAGTGATTGACTCGCAAGGTCGCGTGATTGGCACTTGGGCAGATGTGCTCAACCGCGCTAACTTGGGGATGGAAGTGATGCACGAGCGCAATGCTCACAACTTCCCACTCGACTTGGCTGCGGGAGATGCAATTCCTGTTGCTTTGACTGCTCCTAGCATCAACGGTTAA
- the cofG gene encoding 7,8-didemethyl-8-hydroxy-5-deazariboflavin synthase subunit CofG encodes MSGIVTYSPAYTLVPTYECFNLCGYCNFRIDPGKEPWMTLSAAENTLQALQKQDICEILILSGEVHPKSLRRQPWLQLIYDLCELALRLGFLPHTNVGPLSFQEMQQLKTVNVSMGLMLEQLTPTLLSTVHRHAPSKIPELRLQQLAWAGELQIPFTTGLLLGIGETPQDWWETLDAIAQLHSRYRHIQEVILQPYSPGNQQTWDAPGFEPRQLPEVIAKARKILPAEITIQIPPNLVPDPDWLLACIEAGAGDLGGIGPKDEVNPDYPHLTHEHLLQILNSAGWRLTPRLPICPQYDQWLPQHLHTVVQSWRNR; translated from the coding sequence ATGTCCGGCATTGTCACCTATAGTCCTGCCTACACCTTAGTGCCTACCTACGAGTGCTTTAATCTCTGTGGTTATTGCAATTTTCGGATAGATCCAGGCAAAGAGCCTTGGATGACTCTATCCGCAGCAGAAAACACGCTACAAGCATTACAAAAGCAAGATATCTGTGAGATTCTCATTTTGAGCGGCGAAGTTCATCCAAAATCATTACGACGTCAGCCATGGCTGCAGTTAATTTACGATTTGTGCGAACTTGCACTTAGGCTGGGGTTTCTGCCGCATACGAATGTAGGACCACTGAGTTTTCAAGAAATGCAACAGCTTAAAACCGTTAATGTATCAATGGGTTTGATGCTGGAGCAACTAACGCCTACTTTATTAAGCACAGTACATCGCCATGCACCGAGTAAGATACCAGAACTAAGATTACAACAGCTTGCTTGGGCAGGAGAATTGCAAATTCCATTTACAACAGGGTTACTGTTAGGAATCGGAGAGACACCACAGGACTGGTGGGAAACATTGGATGCGATCGCCCAATTACACAGTCGTTATCGTCATATTCAAGAAGTCATCCTGCAGCCTTACAGCCCAGGAAATCAGCAAACTTGGGACGCCCCAGGGTTTGAACCGCGTCAGCTACCCGAAGTTATTGCTAAAGCTAGAAAAATTTTACCCGCAGAAATTACAATTCAAATTCCACCAAATTTAGTTCCAGATCCAGATTGGTTACTTGCTTGTATCGAAGCTGGGGCAGGAGATTTAGGCGGTATAGGACCAAAAGATGAAGTGAATCCAGATTATCCACATCTGACTCACGAGCATCTATTACAAATATTAAACTCAGCCGGATGGCGACTCACACCACGTTTGCCCATTTGTCCCCAGTATGACCAATGGCTACCGCAACATCTACATACAGTAGTGCAATCTTGGAGAAATAGGTAA
- a CDS encoding glutathione S-transferase family protein: MLKLYYARPSAYARPVWLALLEKQLSFELIPVDLSGEQFEPEFLALNPFSHIPVLVDGDFRVIESLAILDYLEARYPERSLLPTDAIALAKVRMVQMVTLNELLPAVFQLLVHDEKSSEKSVFEYAQLRAINTLNYFEALLDNSPYFAGEQLTLAEIVAGTLVHRMPDLGIALTDYPKLNRWSDRLLARPTWQQIELSPEEWSSFKRRMRVIPKIWQRRRHQRINALSQQ, encoded by the coding sequence ATGCTCAAGCTTTACTATGCCCGTCCTTCTGCTTATGCTCGTCCTGTATGGTTAGCTCTACTAGAAAAACAGCTTTCTTTTGAATTAATCCCAGTTGATTTAAGCGGCGAACAATTTGAACCCGAATTTCTTGCCTTAAATCCTTTTAGCCATATCCCAGTTTTAGTCGATGGTGATTTTCGCGTGATTGAATCGTTAGCAATTCTAGATTATTTAGAAGCGCGGTATCCTGAGCGATCGCTGCTTCCGACTGATGCAATTGCTTTAGCGAAGGTGCGGATGGTGCAAATGGTTACGCTCAATGAATTGCTACCTGCGGTGTTTCAACTACTTGTACATGATGAGAAGTCAAGCGAGAAGTCAGTATTTGAGTATGCTCAACTACGGGCAATTAATACATTGAATTATTTTGAAGCTTTATTAGATAACTCTCCTTACTTTGCTGGCGAACAGCTAACACTAGCAGAAATTGTCGCTGGAACACTCGTTCATAGAATGCCTGATTTGGGAATTGCTCTGACCGATTATCCTAAATTAAATCGTTGGTCTGATCGTTTATTAGCTCGACCTACTTGGCAACAGATCGAATTAAGTCCAGAAGAGTGGAGTAGCTTCAAACGTCGCATGCGAGTAATACCAAAGATTTGGCAGCGCCGTCGCCATCAACGGATAAACGCGCTGTCTCAGCAGTAG
- a CDS encoding TetR/AcrR family transcriptional regulator → MSKAQQTKTRIIEQAAALFNQQGYAGSSMSDIMRVTGLQKGGIYHHFQSKDELALEAFDFAASRVQQKFMGALKGKRHAVERLIAILSVYEQMLDDPPVQGGCPILNTAVESDDAHPALRERAQLAMDAWRGLIHRIVDKGVMRGELHANVNSDTVATILIATIEGGVMLSKLYGDASYLERALNHLKTYIQNQLAALI, encoded by the coding sequence ATGTCAAAAGCTCAACAAACCAAAACACGTATTATCGAGCAAGCAGCGGCTCTATTTAACCAACAAGGGTATGCAGGGTCTTCGATGTCAGACATAATGCGTGTTACAGGCTTACAAAAAGGAGGTATTTATCATCACTTCCAAAGCAAAGATGAGCTAGCTCTAGAAGCATTTGATTTCGCAGCCAGTCGCGTACAACAGAAATTTATGGGTGCTTTGAAAGGAAAACGTCATGCGGTGGAGCGCTTAATTGCAATTCTCAGTGTTTATGAGCAGATGTTGGACGATCCACCTGTCCAGGGTGGTTGTCCAATCCTCAATACAGCCGTAGAGAGTGATGATGCTCATCCAGCTTTACGCGAACGGGCGCAACTTGCGATGGATGCGTGGCGCGGTTTGATTCATCGCATTGTCGATAAAGGTGTTATGCGTGGCGAATTGCATGCAAATGTCAATTCTGATACTGTTGCTACGATTTTGATTGCAACCATTGAGGGAGGGGTAATGCTCAGCAAGTTGTATGGGGATGCTTCTTATTTGGAACGCGCCCTGAACCATCTTAAAACTTATATTCAAAACCAACTAGCAGCACTCATCTAA
- a CDS encoding DUF29 family protein, protein MEELLELKNLIIKGESAAALLLVEELEEMSRDDKINNIRSHAKVLLHHLIKKQAENRSTKSWEVSIRNSVREIKEKNKRRKSGGYYLTKDELQSILRNALDSAIDTASLEVSQGKYEPEELATLIDSSKLLNDALSLIVED, encoded by the coding sequence ATGGAAGAGTTATTAGAACTTAAGAATTTAATTATAAAAGGCGAAAGTGCAGCAGCCTTGTTACTGGTAGAAGAACTTGAAGAAATGAGTCGCGATGACAAAATTAATAACATTCGTTCTCATGCTAAAGTTTTGTTACATCACTTGATCAAAAAGCAAGCCGAAAACCGTTCCACAAAATCTTGGGAAGTGTCAATTCGTAACAGCGTGCGGGAAATTAAGGAAAAGAATAAACGCCGCAAGTCAGGAGGTTATTATCTAACCAAAGACGAATTGCAATCTATTCTACGCAACGCACTAGATAGTGCTATTGACACAGCATCACTTGAAGTTAGTCAAGGAAAATATGAGCCTGAGGAGTTAGCTACCTTAATCGACTCGTCGAAGCTTTTAAATGACGCTTTATCACTCATAGTTGAAGATTAA
- the hflX gene encoding GTPase HflX, which translates to MPIETIYGNLQGLKSSQIKQLQRLYQQRLPGDRPTTPEFAQRLAAISTEINQPVCAYVNRRGQVIRVGVGTPRQTQIPPLELPRYGAERLSGIRCISTQLKPEPPNEAALTAMAMQRLDVLAILNITGSGFQRRGGGATGYVKETYLAHLVPSTEVIDADAPLASWSVSQPLSLDVLSNQDFLDLVEGLETEFRREYVATQVDTDRDRVLIVGVQTDNITPQAFQDTLDELARLVDTAGGEVLQTFRQKRSRPHPQTAVGEGKVQEIALTAQTLGANLIVFDRDLSPAQVRNLETQIGIRVVDRTEVILDIFAQRARTRAGKLQVELAQLEYMLPRLTGRGQAMSRLGGGIGTRGPGETKLETERRTIARRIARLQEEVNQLQAHRSRLRQQRQHREVPSVAIVGYTNAGKSTLLNALTNAEVYTADQLFATLDPTTRRLVIPSVSGEPQAIVLTDTVGFIHELPASLMDAFRATLEEVTEADALLHVVDLSHPAWQSQIRSVMSILSEMPITPGPMLIALNKVDCVDSDTLAVAQEEFPQAVYISASDRLGLETLRQRLGQLVRYAVAPS; encoded by the coding sequence GTGCCTATCGAGACTATTTACGGTAATCTTCAAGGTTTAAAGTCCAGCCAGATTAAACAACTACAACGGCTGTATCAACAACGCTTACCAGGCGATCGCCCGACTACGCCCGAATTTGCGCAGCGCTTAGCTGCAATTAGCACCGAGATTAATCAACCTGTGTGTGCATATGTTAATCGTCGGGGACAGGTGATTCGCGTAGGTGTAGGAACACCACGTCAAACTCAAATTCCTCCTTTAGAACTACCACGCTACGGTGCAGAACGTCTGAGTGGAATTCGTTGTATCTCGACGCAACTCAAGCCCGAACCACCCAACGAAGCCGCATTAACTGCAATGGCGATGCAAAGATTAGATGTGCTAGCGATACTTAATATCACTGGTTCAGGATTTCAACGTCGTGGTGGGGGTGCTACAGGTTATGTTAAGGAAACTTATTTAGCCCATTTAGTGCCTAGTACCGAGGTAATAGATGCTGATGCACCACTAGCAAGTTGGAGTGTATCGCAACCGCTTAGTTTAGATGTTCTGAGTAATCAAGATTTTCTCGATTTAGTCGAAGGACTCGAAACTGAGTTTCGGCGAGAATATGTTGCAACACAGGTAGACACAGACCGCGATCGCGTGTTGATTGTAGGAGTCCAAACGGACAATATCACACCACAAGCATTTCAAGATACTTTGGATGAATTAGCGCGATTAGTTGATACTGCTGGTGGAGAAGTGTTACAAACATTTCGTCAAAAGCGATCGCGTCCCCATCCTCAAACCGCAGTTGGGGAAGGAAAAGTCCAGGAAATTGCTTTAACTGCACAAACTTTGGGAGCAAATCTGATTGTCTTTGACCGCGATTTATCACCAGCGCAAGTACGTAACTTAGAAACACAAATCGGGATTCGAGTTGTTGACCGTACTGAAGTGATTTTAGATATTTTTGCACAACGTGCTCGGACTCGTGCGGGTAAATTACAAGTCGAACTTGCCCAACTTGAATATATGCTGCCGCGACTGACAGGGCGGGGTCAAGCAATGTCTCGTCTCGGTGGTGGTATTGGTACTCGTGGTCCTGGTGAAACAAAACTAGAAACCGAACGCCGCACGATCGCCCGCCGGATTGCTAGGTTACAAGAAGAAGTTAACCAATTACAAGCACATCGTTCCCGTCTGCGACAACAGCGCCAACATCGCGAAGTTCCTTCGGTTGCGATCGTTGGTTATACCAATGCGGGTAAGTCTACGCTACTCAATGCACTAACCAATGCAGAAGTTTACACAGCAGATCAGTTATTTGCGACACTCGATCCGACGACTCGCCGTTTGGTCATTCCTAGCGTTAGTGGAGAACCGCAAGCAATTGTCTTAACAGACACGGTAGGTTTTATTCACGAACTTCCGGCGTCACTAATGGATGCATTTCGCGCCACACTCGAAGAAGTCACCGAAGCCGATGCGTTACTTCATGTAGTGGATCTTTCGCACCCAGCATGGCAAAGTCAAATTCGCTCAGTTATGAGTATTTTGTCAGAAATGCCAATAACGCCAGGTCCAATGCTGATTGCTTTAAACAAAGTTGATTGTGTTGATAGTGACACGCTAGCAGTTGCACAAGAAGAGTTTCCGCAAGCGGTGTATATTTCTGCAAGCGATCGCCTAGGATTAGAAACTCTCCGGCAACGCCTCGGACAACTTGTGCGTTACGCTGTTGCACCTAGCTAA